In Salmo salar chromosome ssa03, Ssal_v3.1, whole genome shotgun sequence, a single genomic region encodes these proteins:
- the LOC106600515 gene encoding uncharacterized protein, which translates to MDCFHSDMYSDSTRTGHYRFIHQNTDDYCYCLHCVQYGPTLYQGGPGGYRPPPTHPDHPELDLRGDISIPPFPVEPEDIKPGLEKCERGGEGRGDGGGGEGGEGEGEGSGAKAGAGWGVSGHSAPQRRPVFTGPGQYGQPQPGQFSPSHPWNYNPAQWSCPAEPGLGLRFYSPVKEQCGYVGQGGGGAAGTGTGTHPFNSNRNASASSLPLDPAHTQFRGQRSKHRQSSYSYDPEKQIWDQSKYRPERQASYSTQEKHRQASLGSEKQVWGQSNHRLERQNSFSSEDKLTHRQTSYGPEQQVWGQLKHRQTSYSYSPEEQVWGCAGDEHDHLDRCVPLEQGDLHPHMPNGHSGGGGPSPRHVYSQGVGDRTNYQERTARLKAGGAVGGAGVDSCNGRHVPAGSGSVQKTFFSTEVPQKQLVSQPRQRSHCGPGLGHRTPSHGATGPVHGATIGREERFNQRAKQPASQGVYQNQGGDPDSDPQRQRGKQKEGQGSVRENQGLVWENQCHVRENKGSVRQKEGSVREQIRQVVSDLEGVLGGLKQVHVEMKEVVQQIDLLTANIDLEEEEGSCNSSPHGGDALPNPRDCRGVLMYNKKTSTGEQMYSHKIRTVDLKTNGDQGLLYRDPDHTVTIQTTSTSHVLTASVIKTNRVGVTALSPSPSKDSKQERLNKDPPIPGPSRDINHVTQTPGLEQILSLPLPLWTHIPIPTAMVGYSVPSCRSQKPPLYPHPNGRVERLNKGLAPPPYPVQSALPVLPHWPSHPTLPTLTTLPCLPVP; encoded by the exons ATGGACTGTTTTCATTCTGACATGTACTCAGACAGCACACGGACGGGACACTATAGATTCATTCATCAAAACACAGACGACTACTGCTACTGCCTTCACTGTGTCCAATACGGACCCACGCTGTACCAGGGAGGACCAGGGGGGTACAGaccaccacccacacacccagaccACCCAGAGTTGGACCTCAGAGGAGACATCAGCATTCCTCCTTTCCCTGTGGAGCCAGAGGATATAAAACCTGGACTAGAGAAGTGTGAGAGAGGAGGTGAAGGAAGAGGAGATggtggagggggagaaggtggAGAAGGAGAAGGTGAAGGAAGTGGTGCTAAAGCTGGAGCTGGATGGGGTGTAAGTGGTCACAGTGCCCCACAGAGGAGGCCAGTGTTCACCGGGCCGGGTCAGTACGGTCAACCTCAGCCAGGCCAGTTTAGCCCCAGCCACCCCTGGAACTACAACCCTGCCCAGTGGAGCTGCCCAGCGGAGCCTGGCCTGGGTCTGAGATTCTACTCCCCTGTGAAAGAACAGTGTGGCTATGTGGGACAGGGTGGAGGTGGCGCTGCTGGGACAGGGACCgggacacaccccttcaacagcAACAGAAACGCGTCAGCCTCATCACTCCCTCTGGACCCGGCACACACACAGTTCAGGGGTCAGCGGTCCAAACACAGGCAGTCTAGCTACAGCTACGATCCtgagaaacagatctgggatcagtcaAAATACAGGCCAGAAAGACAGGCTAGCTATAGTACACAGGAGAAACACAGACAGGCTAGTCTCGGTTCAGAAAAGCAGGTCTGGGGTCAGTCGAACCACAGGCTAGAAAGACAGAATAGCTTCAGTTCAGAAGACAAGCTGACACACCGACAGACTAGCTACGGTCCAGAACAACAGGTCTGGGGTCAgttgaaacacagacagactagctACAGCTACAGTCCAGAGGAACAGGTCTGGGGATGTGCTGGAGATGAACACGATCATTTGGACAGGTGTGTACCGCTTGAACAAGGAGATTTACACCCTCACATGCCAAATGgacatagtggtggtggtggtcccaGCCCCAGGCATGTGTACTCTCAGGGCGTGGGAGATAGAACTAACTACCAGGAGAGAACTGCTAGATTAAAGGCTGGGGGAGCTGTAGGTGGGGCAGGAGTGGACAGCTGTAATGGACGACATGTCCCTGCTGGCTCTGGGTCTGTTCAGAAGACTTTCTTTTCCACTGAAGTCCCCCAGAAACAGTTGGTCAGCCAGCCCAGGCAGAGGAGTCATTGTGGGCCTGGCCTTGGCCATAGAACCCCAAGTCATGGAGCTACTGGCCCAGTGCATGGAGCCACTATAGGCAGGGAAGAGAGATTCAACCAAAGGGCAAAACAGCCAGCAAGCCAGGGGGTTTACCAGAACCAGGGAGGAGACCCAGACTCAGACccccagagacagagggggaagcAGAAGGAAGGTCAGGGTTCAGTCCGGGAAAACCAGGGTTTGGTCTGGGAGAACCAGTGTCATGTCCGGGAAAACAAGGGTTCTGTCCGGCAGAAGGAGGGCTCGGTTCGGGAGCAGATCAGACAGGTGGTGTCAGACCTGGAGGGGGTCCTGGGTGGTCTCAAACAGGTCCACGTGGAGATGAAGgag GTGGTCCAACAGATTGATCTGCTGACAGCTAACATTGAcctggaagaggaagagggatcATGTAACAGTTCCCCTCATGGTGGTGACGCCCTCCCCAAccccagagactgcagaggagTCCTGATGTATAATAAGAAGACTAGTACTGGAGAGCAGATGTATTCCCACAAGATTAGGACTGTTGACCTGAAGACTAATGGAGACCAGGGATTACTGTACAGAGACCCTGACCATACTGTCACCATACAAACTACCTCTACGTCCCATGTCCTCACCGCATCAGTCATCAAAACCAACCGGGTTGGGGTCACAGCCCTGAGCCCGAGCCCTTCCAAAGACTCCAAACAGGAAAGACTTAACAAAGACCCTCCTATACCTGGCCCTTCCAGAGACATAAACCATGTGACCCAGACCCCTGGGCTAGAACAGATCCTCTCCCTACCCCTACCCTTATGGACTCACATCCCTATCCCCACAGCCATGGTTGGATACAGTGTCCCGTCTTGTAGGAGTCAGAAACCACCACTGTACCCCCACCCCAACGGACGGGTGGAGAGGCTTAATAAGGGTCTGGCTCCACCACCCTACCCGGTCCAGTCAGCCCTGCCGGTCCTGCCCCACTGGCCCAGCCACCCGACCCTACCCACCCTAACCACCCTGCCCTGTCTCCCAGTGCCCTGA